CGAGCTGGCGCGCACCTTCCCCGAGGGGATCGAGTGGACGGTCTCGTTCGACACGACCGCGCCGATCCGCGTCGGGATCGAGGAGATCGTCGTCACGCTGTTCGAGGCGGTGCTCCTCGTGATCCTCGTCGTCTTCGTCTTCCTCCAGAACTGGCGGGCCACGCTGATCCCGCTCCTCACCGTCCCCGTCTCGCTGATCGGGGCGCTGATGGTCTTCCCGCTGCTCGGCTTCTCGATCAACGTCCTCTCGCTGCTCGGCCTCGTGCTGGCGATCGGGATCGTCGTGGACGACGCGATCGTCGTCGTCGAGGCGGTGATGCACCACATCGAGGAAGGGCTCTCGCCGCGCGACGCGACGGGGAAGGCGATGCAGGAGGTCTCCGGGCCGGTCGCGGCGATCGCGCTGATCCTGACCGCGGTCTTCGTCCCGGTGGCGTTCGTCCCGGGGATCACCGGCCGGCTCTACCAGCAGTTCGCGATCACGATCGCCGTCTCCGTCCTCTTCTCGGCGATCAACGCCCTGACGCTCAGCCCGGCCCTCGCCGCGCTGCTGCTGCGGCCGGCCAAGCCGGCGCGCGGGCCGCTCGGCGCCTTCCGCCGCGGCTTCGACCGTCTCTTCGACCGCGCGACCGACGGCTACGTCGGCCTCGCCGGCTTCTTCGCCCGCAAGCTGCTGGTCAGCGGCGCCGCGCTGCTGCTGATCGTCGCCGCGACCGGCCTGCTCGGCAAGACGCTGCCGACCGGCTTCGTGCCCGAGGAGGACCAGGGATACCTGCTGGTCGGCGTGCAGTTGCCGGACGCGGCCTCGATGCAGCGCACCGACGCCGTGACGCGCCGGATCGAGGCCGTGCTGGCGGCGACGCCGGAGCTGAAGCAGTACACGACGGTCCTCGGCTACAGCCTGCTCACCGGCTCGACCTCGCCGAACTCCGCGACCTTCTTCGTCTCGCTCAAGGACTGGGACGAGCGCCGCGCGGCGAAGCAGACCGCCGCGGCGCTCGCCGCGCGGCTGAACGGCGCGTTCTACATGGGCGTGCCCGGGGCGATGGCCTACGCCTTCGGGCCGCCGGCGATTCCCGGCCTCGGCACGGGCGCCGGCTTCAGCATGATGATCCAGGACCGCGCCGGCGGCAGTCCGCAGGAGCTGGAGGCGGTCGCGGCGAAGTTCGTCGAAGCCGCGCGGAAGCGGCGGGAGATCGGCATGGCCGCCACGCTCTACAGCGCCAGCGTCCCGCAGCTCTTCGCCGACGTGGACCGCGACAAGGCGTTCAAGCAGGGGGTCTCGCTGGGCGAGATCGACCAGACGCTCGCGGCGAGCCTCGGCGGGGCCTACGTCAACGACTTCAACCGCTTCGGCCGCGTCTACCGCGTCTTCGTGCAGGCGGAGCCTAAGTACCGCGCCACGCCGTCGGACATCGGCGGGTTCTTCGTGCGCGCCGGCGACGGGACGATGGTCCCGATGTCCACGCTGGTCCGCGTCCGCCCGACGTTCGGGCCGGCCTACACGACCCGCTTCAACCTCTTCCGCGCCGCCGAGGTCACCGGCGGCCCGGCGCCGGGGGTCAGCTCGGCCGAGGCGCTCGCCGCGCTGGAGGACGTGGCGAAGGAGACGCTGCCCGAGGGGTTCGGCTACTCCTGGAACGCCATGTCGTACCAGGAGAAGGCGGCGGAAGGGACCGCGGGCGCGGTCTTCCTCTTCGCGCTCGTCTGCGTCTTCCTGATCCTCGCCGCGCAGTACGAGAGCTGGACGCTGCCGTTCTCGGTCGTGCTCGGCGCGCCGTTCGCCGCGTTCGGCGCGTTCGCCGGCCTCTCGGCGATGCATCTCTTCAGCCCGGGCTACGTCAACAACGTCTTCGCCCAGATCGGGCTGGTGATGCTGATCGGCCTCGCCGCGAAGAACGCGATCCTGATCGTCGAGTTCGCGCGCGGCGCGGCGGAGCGCGGCGCGGCGCCGCTCGCCGCGGCGCTCGAGGCGGCGAAGCTGCGCTTCCGCCCGATCCTGATGACCGCCTTCGCCTTCATCCTCGGCGTCGTGCCGCTGGTGACCGCGCGGGGCGCGGGGGCGGAGGCGCGCAAGGTGATGGGGCTGGCCGTCTTCAGCGGGATGCTCATCGCGACGATCCTCGGCGTGCTGCTCGTTCCCGCGCTCTTCGTCGCCGTCGCCCTGCTGGGCGGGAAGAGGCGGCGCGCCCCGGCCGAAGCGCCGCGCGAAGGAGGCGACGCATGAACGCGCGCCTCGTCCGCGCGGCGGCGGTCGCGGCCGTCGCCGCGGCGTCGTCGGCCTGCCTCGTCGGTCCGGCGTGGCGCACGCCGCGGACCGACGTCCCGCCCGCGTTCCGCGCGCCGGCGGACGCCGGCCGCTCGCTGGCCGAACTCGAGTGGCCCGCGCTCTTCCAGGATCCGACGCTGCAGGGGCTGATCCGCGACGCGCTGGCGCGGAACCACGACGTGCGGATCGCCGCGGCGCGCGTCGAGGCCGCCGCGGCGCAGGCCGGCATCGCCCGCGCCGCGCTCTATCCGTCGATCGGCTACGCGGCCTCCGCGGCGCGCGTGGACGGCAGCGACACGATGGTTCCCGGCACGGGCGCCCCCTACAACGACTACGCGGCGCAGGCGACGATCGCCTGGGAAGCCGACCTGTGGGGAAAGCTGCGGCGGACAAGCGAGTCGGCGCGCGAGTCGTTCCTCGCCACGGAGGAGGCGCGGCGCGCCGTCGCGATCTCGCTCGTCGCGAACGTCGCCGGTCTCTACTGCCAGCTGCGGGAGTTCGACGCCGAACTCGAGATCGCGCGGCGGACGCTCGCCGGGCGGCGCGAGAACACGCGCCTGATCAAGGGGCGCTTCGACGGCGGCGTGACGTCGGAGCTCGACTTCCGCCAGGCGCAGATTCAGGAAGGGGACGCGGCGGCGACGATCGCCGCGCTCGAGCGTTCG
This genomic stretch from bacterium harbors:
- a CDS encoding multidrug efflux RND transporter permease subunit, whose translation is MARFFIDRPVFAVVIAVLIVLLGLVALAKLPISQYPDITPPEIVVSAGYTGAGALDVEQSVATPLEQQINGVENMLYMRSTNSGAGSMDLRVAFEVGSNLDTSNVLVQNRAAQAAPGLPAEVTRLGVTVKKSLSFPLMLITLRSPTGAYDNNFLNNYAGINVTDALARLRGVGQVNAFGGADYAMRVWVRPDRLSQLGLTVADISRAVQQQSVIAPAGQIGAEPAPPGTETTYTVTTRGRLATAEDFEAVVVRANPDGSRVLLKDVARMELGALSYSVAGRVDGKPAAVLAIYQTPGSNALQVADDVRRTMTELARTFPEGIEWTVSFDTTAPIRVGIEEIVVTLFEAVLLVILVVFVFLQNWRATLIPLLTVPVSLIGALMVFPLLGFSINVLSLLGLVLAIGIVVDDAIVVVEAVMHHIEEGLSPRDATGKAMQEVSGPVAAIALILTAVFVPVAFVPGITGRLYQQFAITIAVSVLFSAINALTLSPALAALLLRPAKPARGPLGAFRRGFDRLFDRATDGYVGLAGFFARKLLVSGAALLLIVAATGLLGKTLPTGFVPEEDQGYLLVGVQLPDAASMQRTDAVTRRIEAVLAATPELKQYTTVLGYSLLTGSTSPNSATFFVSLKDWDERRAAKQTAAALAARLNGAFYMGVPGAMAYAFGPPAIPGLGTGAGFSMMIQDRAGGSPQELEAVAAKFVEAARKRREIGMAATLYSASVPQLFADVDRDKAFKQGVSLGEIDQTLAASLGGAYVNDFNRFGRVYRVFVQAEPKYRATPSDIGGFFVRAGDGTMVPMSTLVRVRPTFGPAYTTRFNLFRAAEVTGGPAPGVSSAEALAALEDVAKETLPEGFGYSWNAMSYQEKAAEGTAGAVFLFALVCVFLILAAQYESWTLPFSVVLGAPFAAFGAFAGLSAMHLFSPGYVNNVFAQIGLVMLIGLAAKNAILIVEFARGAAERGAAPLAAALEAAKLRFRPILMTAFAFILGVVPLVTARGAGAEARKVMGLAVFSGMLIATILGVLLVPALFVAVALLGGKRRRAPAEAPREGGDA